A window from Methylococcus mesophilus encodes these proteins:
- a CDS encoding L,D-transpeptidase family protein → MLPKAAYLLPVVALLLTACAGSNKQARQQSLAAAAPERTYLPKPAFRRPAYMPPLFSGTDQRTVSDVLHDFGPYSVQKLKPYFEQAGVAYPPREVVLVGLKQEKKLELWARDDREYRLIRHYDIRAASGSAGPKLRQGDKQVPEGVYRIVGLNPNSNYHLSMKLDYPNDFDLYYAELEGRTNPGSDIFIHGRAVSAGCLAMGDEAIEELFVLAAHVGKENMKVVIAPHDPRAWPLEQTAAGQPEWTRELYATIADEILSLSRPLKVSSSRPYSPPYRR, encoded by the coding sequence ATGCTACCGAAAGCCGCTTATCTGCTTCCCGTGGTCGCCCTGCTGCTGACGGCCTGTGCCGGCTCGAACAAACAGGCACGACAGCAGAGCCTCGCGGCCGCGGCGCCCGAGCGCACCTATCTTCCGAAACCCGCATTCCGTCGTCCCGCCTACATGCCACCTCTCTTCAGCGGCACCGACCAGCGCACGGTATCGGACGTACTGCACGATTTCGGCCCTTATTCGGTCCAGAAGCTGAAGCCCTATTTCGAACAGGCCGGCGTGGCCTATCCACCGCGCGAAGTGGTGCTGGTCGGCCTGAAGCAGGAAAAGAAGCTCGAACTGTGGGCGCGCGACGACCGCGAATACCGTTTGATCCGCCATTACGACATCCGGGCCGCCAGCGGCTCGGCGGGGCCTAAGCTGCGCCAGGGCGACAAGCAGGTGCCGGAGGGCGTCTACCGGATCGTGGGGCTGAATCCGAACAGCAATTATCACCTGTCGATGAAACTCGACTACCCGAACGACTTCGACCTGTATTACGCCGAGCTCGAAGGCCGCACCAATCCGGGTTCTGACATCTTCATCCATGGCCGGGCGGTGTCGGCGGGATGCCTGGCCATGGGCGACGAGGCCATCGAGGAACTGTTCGTTCTGGCGGCGCACGTCGGCAAGGAAAACATGAAGGTGGTGATCGCGCCGCACGATCCCAGGGCCTGGCCTCTGGAGCAGACCGCCGCCGGACAGCCGGAATGGACGCGGGAACTCTACGCGACGATCGCCGACGAGATTCTGTCGCTGTCGCGGCCGCTCAAGGTCTCGAGCAGCCGTCCCTACTCGCCGCCATACCGGCGGTAA
- a CDS encoding DUF2335 domain-containing protein has protein sequence MLSTANPIPPEDHPVPPPQMLEHYERILPGAAERIVRMAEEDLRHRRELEHKTREAEIALRQAAQDLEQRKLTEYYRMGQFGQMAGIAVSILAIGGALVAAFYDAPWEVSAAIMGLPIAGIVLSLRS, from the coding sequence GTGTTGAGCACCGCGAATCCGATCCCTCCCGAAGACCACCCCGTTCCGCCGCCGCAAATGCTGGAGCATTACGAACGTATTCTTCCCGGTGCGGCCGAACGCATCGTCCGCATGGCGGAAGAGGACCTCAGGCACCGCAGGGAACTGGAACACAAGACCCGCGAAGCGGAAATCGCCCTGCGCCAGGCTGCCCAGGACCTGGAACAGAGAAAATTGACCGAATATTACCGCATGGGCCAGTTCGGCCAGATGGCGGGGATCGCCGTCTCCATACTCGCCATCGGCGGCGCCCTGGTCGCCGCTTTTTATGACGCCCCTTGGGAAGTTTCCGCCGCGATCATGGGGCTCCCGATCGCCGGCATCGTGTTAAGCCTGCGCTCTTGA
- a CDS encoding Na(+)-translocating NADH-quinone reductase subunit A: MVIKLKKGLDLPITGAPEQVIHADGGAVKSVALVGPDFIGLKPTMQVSEGDRVKLGSVLFTDKQNPGVNFTSPGAGVVKAINRGERRVLQSVVIELDGKDEVTFASYKAAELAGLSDAQVRENLLASGLWTFLRTRPYSKVPNPETKPHSIFVTAIDTNPLAARPDVVIQERAEDFKNGLTVISKLTEGKVYLCKASSQAVPSVDGGKVVVADFDGPHPAGLAGTHIHHLDPVGPSKCVWHLDYQSVIAIGALFTTGRISTERVVSLAGPGVARPRLVRTRVGACLCDLTAGQTAADKEVRVISGSVLYGREANDWGCYLGRYHNQVSVVEEGRARELMGWILPSASKYSFLNVTLASLPKERGRKFPFTTSTNGSPRAVVPVGVYEDVMPLDILPTQLVRSLLVGDTDMAQALGCLELDEEDLALCTFVDPGKHDFGPVLRSNLTQIEKEG, encoded by the coding sequence ATGGTAATCAAACTGAAGAAAGGCTTAGACCTGCCCATAACGGGAGCGCCCGAACAGGTGATCCATGCCGACGGCGGAGCCGTGAAATCCGTGGCCCTGGTCGGGCCGGATTTCATCGGTCTCAAGCCGACGATGCAGGTCTCCGAGGGTGATCGCGTCAAACTGGGAAGTGTGCTCTTCACCGACAAGCAGAATCCGGGGGTGAATTTCACGTCCCCCGGTGCCGGCGTGGTGAAGGCGATCAACCGCGGCGAGCGGCGGGTACTGCAGTCGGTGGTGATCGAGCTGGACGGCAAGGACGAGGTGACTTTCGCCTCTTATAAGGCCGCCGAGCTGGCCGGCTTGAGCGATGCTCAGGTACGGGAGAATCTGCTGGCCTCCGGCCTGTGGACCTTTCTGCGGACCCGTCCGTATAGCAAGGTGCCGAACCCGGAAACCAAGCCGCATTCGATCTTCGTGACGGCGATCGACACCAATCCGCTGGCCGCCCGGCCCGACGTGGTGATCCAGGAGCGGGCCGAGGATTTCAAGAATGGCCTCACTGTCATCTCCAAGCTGACCGAGGGCAAGGTTTACCTTTGCAAGGCGTCGTCCCAGGCCGTTCCCTCGGTCGATGGCGGCAAGGTCGTGGTCGCGGACTTCGACGGTCCGCATCCCGCCGGTCTGGCCGGCACCCATATCCATCATCTCGATCCGGTCGGACCGTCCAAGTGCGTTTGGCATCTGGATTACCAGTCCGTGATCGCGATCGGCGCGCTGTTCACCACCGGCCGGATCAGCACCGAGCGGGTCGTGTCTCTGGCCGGTCCCGGCGTGGCCCGGCCGCGTCTGGTGCGCACCCGGGTCGGCGCTTGTCTGTGCGATCTGACCGCTGGCCAGACCGCGGCCGACAAGGAGGTGCGGGTGATTTCCGGCTCCGTCCTTTACGGCCGCGAGGCGAACGACTGGGGCTGCTACCTGGGGCGTTATCACAACCAAGTCAGCGTGGTCGAGGAAGGCCGGGCCCGTGAGCTCATGGGCTGGATACTGCCCAGCGCGTCGAAGTATTCCTTCCTCAACGTGACCTTGGCGAGCCTGCCGAAGGAGCGCGGCCGCAAGTTCCCGTTCACGACTTCCACCAACGGCAGCCCGCGCGCGGTCGTGCCGGTCGGCGTGTACGAGGACGTGATGCCGCTGGACATCCTGCCGACCCAGTTGGTGCGTTCCCTCCTGGTGGGCGACACCGACATGGCTCAGGCGCTGGGCTGTCTGGAGCTGGACGAAGAAGACCTGGCGCTGTGCACCTTCGTCGATCCGGGCAAGCACGATTTCGGTCCGGTTCTTCGCTCGAACCTCACCCAGATTGAGAAGGAAGGCTAA
- a CDS encoding alkene reductase has translation MTNPLFQPFRLGPHALKNRMVMAPLTRSRAGQPGNVPTVLNAEYYRQRAGAGLIISEATQVSRQGQGYAWTPGIHSAEQVEGWRLVADAVHGAGGLMFMQLWHVGRVSHPALQPGGALPVAPSAIAPTGMAFIANAEGQGELVPFVTPRALELDEMPGIVGQYCDGARNAMAAGMDGVEVHAANGYLLDQFLNSSSNRREDAYGGSPENRARLLTDVVESVCNVWGSDRVGVRLSPLGTFNDMGDADPEATFGYVAERLNDFGLAYLHVVEPAMAGNIPAATPDPRGEAIMATIRKVFRGPLIVCGGYDQAKAVACLEAGRADLVAFGRLFIANPDLPERFRRGAPVNGWNEATFYGGGAEGYTDYPALAEA, from the coding sequence ATGACGAATCCCTTGTTCCAGCCGTTCCGACTCGGTCCGCACGCCTTGAAAAACCGCATGGTGATGGCGCCGCTCACCCGCTCGCGTGCCGGGCAGCCCGGCAACGTACCCACGGTGCTGAATGCCGAATACTACCGGCAACGTGCCGGCGCCGGGCTGATCATCTCCGAAGCCACCCAGGTTTCCCGCCAGGGCCAGGGTTATGCCTGGACGCCGGGCATCCATTCCGCCGAACAGGTGGAAGGCTGGCGGCTTGTCGCCGATGCCGTCCATGGCGCTGGCGGCCTGATGTTCATGCAGCTCTGGCATGTCGGCCGCGTCTCCCATCCGGCCTTGCAGCCGGGCGGCGCGCTGCCGGTGGCGCCGTCCGCGATCGCGCCGACCGGCATGGCCTTCATTGCCAACGCCGAAGGCCAGGGCGAGCTGGTGCCTTTCGTCACCCCGCGCGCTTTGGAACTCGACGAGATGCCCGGCATCGTCGGACAGTATTGCGACGGCGCCCGCAATGCCATGGCCGCCGGCATGGACGGCGTCGAAGTCCACGCCGCCAACGGCTACCTGCTCGATCAATTCCTGAATTCCAGCTCGAACCGGCGGGAGGACGCCTATGGCGGCTCCCCGGAAAACCGGGCGCGCCTCCTGACGGACGTGGTGGAATCGGTATGCAACGTCTGGGGTTCGGACCGGGTCGGCGTGCGGCTGTCGCCGCTGGGCACGTTCAACGACATGGGCGATGCCGATCCGGAAGCGACGTTCGGCTACGTCGCCGAACGCCTGAACGATTTCGGACTCGCCTATCTGCACGTGGTGGAGCCTGCCATGGCCGGAAACATACCCGCCGCAACGCCGGACCCGCGAGGCGAGGCCATCATGGCGACGATCCGGAAGGTCTTCCGCGGGCCGCTGATCGTCTGCGGCGGCTACGACCAGGCCAAGGCCGTCGCCTGTCTCGAGGCCGGCCGGGCCGACCTCGTCGCCTTCGGGCGACTCTTCATCGCCAACCCCGACCTGCCCGAGCGCTTCAGGCGGGGCGCTCCTGTGAACGGCTGGAACGAGGCCACCTTCTACGGTGGCGGCGCGGAAGGCTACACCGATTACCCGGCGTTGGCGGAAGCCTGA
- a CDS encoding 8-oxoguanine deaminase — translation MPGNSPDCPPIKEAYGRWHPTQRRDRELRKSAPCGEWDRREERGRLGCAGRFRQESGGAWTVGSAGPGDAGWPRCWNSATAAIAEDRYAHFFSHDQPVADFAGGTSRPCPGGNQYRRENRTFANPNSDRRTSGLNLNIFPAYYSPGVEKAVRALSTHPGTFCSIAHKRRREMSMKKFELNDEGKFAGDPGHQGFTRREFLTAGSAVAAGLALSVESEGTLGAPKSKKAAGSDRKAPKTMLVKNATVMVTMDSGRREIADGGLYIEDGIIKQVGPTSSLPKTAEEVLDLKDHILLPGLVNTHHHLYQHLTRVVPAAQDGNVWNWLKVLYPMWARMQPDDVKLAIQVGLAELALSGCTTAFDHQYVFPNGCKIDDAIHTAADFGMRFHASRGSMSLGASKGGLPPDSCVEEESAILKDSQRVIETYHDDKPGAMTRIVLAPCSPFSVTDDLMVESAKMARTYKVSLHTHLAESPNEEKFTLDKYGVRPAGLMEKFGWVGKDVWFAHSVHINDAEISMFAKTGCGVAHCPCSNMRLASGIAPVWKYRQAGVNVGLGVDGSSSNDGSHLLAEARQAMLLARLNLANTPGGPPTDKKQWLSAREALEIATLGGAAVLGRNDIGSLEPGKCADFFAVNLNRVDFAGGSMIDPVASIVFCAPVTADYTVINGRYIVKQGHVTTLDLPNVIAQCNKAARRVVSG, via the coding sequence ATGCCCGGAAACAGCCCCGATTGCCCCCCAATCAAAGAAGCCTATGGGCGATGGCATCCCACGCAAAGACGAGACCGCGAACTTCGAAAATCCGCCCCTTGCGGCGAATGGGACCGTCGAGAAGAGCGGGGCCGGCTGGGTTGTGCTGGCCGGTTTCGCCAAGAATCGGGCGGGGCGTGGACGGTAGGGAGCGCCGGACCTGGCGACGCGGGCTGGCCACGGTGTTGGAACTCGGCGACAGCGGCGATCGCCGAAGACAGGTACGCGCACTTTTTCAGCCACGACCAGCCTGTAGCGGATTTCGCGGGGGGAACATCCCGCCCCTGCCCCGGTGGGAATCAATACCGGCGAGAGAACCGAACCTTTGCCAATCCAAACTCGGACCGGCGAACTTCCGGTCTGAACCTAAATATTTTTCCGGCATACTACTCGCCCGGAGTCGAAAAGGCTGTTCGGGCTTTATCAACGCATCCGGGAACCTTCTGTTCGATCGCACACAAAAGAAGAAGGGAGATGTCGATGAAAAAGTTTGAGCTTAACGATGAGGGAAAGTTTGCCGGCGACCCAGGCCACCAAGGGTTTACCCGGCGGGAATTCTTGACCGCCGGTTCCGCCGTCGCGGCAGGACTGGCGCTCAGTGTCGAGAGCGAAGGCACCCTGGGCGCGCCAAAATCCAAAAAAGCCGCCGGTTCGGACCGTAAAGCTCCGAAAACGATGCTCGTAAAAAACGCGACCGTTATGGTTACGATGGACAGCGGCCGCCGGGAGATTGCAGACGGCGGCCTGTACATCGAGGATGGCATCATCAAGCAGGTCGGTCCGACCAGCAGTCTGCCGAAAACCGCCGAGGAAGTACTGGACCTCAAGGATCACATCCTTCTTCCGGGGCTGGTCAATACCCATCATCACCTGTATCAGCATCTGACTCGGGTCGTCCCGGCCGCACAGGACGGCAATGTGTGGAACTGGCTCAAGGTGCTCTATCCCATGTGGGCGCGCATGCAGCCCGATGACGTCAAGCTGGCAATTCAGGTCGGCCTGGCGGAACTCGCCCTGTCCGGCTGCACGACCGCTTTCGATCATCAATATGTTTTTCCGAACGGGTGCAAGATCGACGACGCCATCCACACCGCCGCCGACTTCGGCATGCGCTTCCACGCCTCGCGCGGCAGCATGTCGCTTGGCGCGTCCAAAGGCGGCCTGCCGCCGGATAGTTGCGTCGAAGAAGAAAGCGCAATTCTGAAAGACTCTCAGCGGGTCATCGAGACCTACCATGACGACAAGCCAGGGGCGATGACCCGTATCGTGCTGGCACCGTGCTCACCGTTCTCGGTGACCGACGACCTCATGGTCGAATCTGCCAAGATGGCGCGCACATATAAAGTGAGCCTGCATACCCATCTCGCCGAATCGCCCAACGAGGAGAAATTCACGCTCGATAAATACGGCGTGCGCCCCGCTGGCCTGATGGAAAAATTCGGTTGGGTCGGCAAAGACGTCTGGTTTGCGCACTCGGTACACATCAACGACGCCGAAATTTCGATGTTTGCCAAGACGGGTTGCGGCGTCGCCCATTGCCCCTGTTCGAACATGCGGCTCGCCTCGGGCATCGCCCCGGTGTGGAAATACCGTCAAGCGGGTGTCAACGTAGGCCTCGGCGTCGACGGATCGTCCAGCAACGACGGATCGCATTTGCTGGCCGAGGCTCGTCAGGCGATGCTGTTGGCGCGGCTCAACCTGGCGAACACGCCCGGCGGCCCTCCGACCGACAAGAAGCAATGGCTGAGCGCGCGGGAAGCGCTGGAGATCGCAACCCTGGGCGGCGCGGCCGTATTGGGACGGAACGATATCGGTTCTCTCGAACCGGGCAAATGCGCCGACTTCTTCGCCGTAAATCTCAATCGCGTAGACTTCGCCGGAGGCAGCATGATCGATCCCGTGGCTTCGATCGTCTTCTGCGCACCGGTAACCGCCGACTACACGGTGATCAACGGCCGTTACATTGTCAAACAAGGCCATGTCACGACTCTGGACCTGCCCAATGTGATCGCTCAGTGCAACAAAGCGGCGCGGCGAGTGGTGTCGGGCTAG
- a CDS encoding HD domain-containing protein produces the protein MADRNEHAYFRYWGKARKEGEPDAPYHLLPYHCLDVAAVDAVLLERHGFLRARLARALTLPVPHARGDEPT, from the coding sequence ATGGCGGACCGGAACGAACACGCTTATTTCCGTTACTGGGGCAAGGCGCGCAAAGAGGGCGAGCCGGACGCTCCGTATCATTTGCTGCCTTACCATTGTCTGGATGTGGCAGCAGTCGACGCAGTACTGCTGGAACGGCATGGCTTCTTGCGTGCGAGGTTGGCACGGGCTCTGACATTGCCCGTTCCCCACGCCCGTGGGGATGAACCGACATAG
- a CDS encoding radical SAM protein: protein MSRKTRPYLFYDTTASVCSACLTRVEAKILIKDGRVFMEKWCPEHGFERTLMADDADYYRLCREQWIKPPELTRRFATPMARGCPWDCGLCPDHMQHSCVTVLEVTEHCNLRCPVCYAGSGPDTPGYRSLDEIGRMLDTIVEAEGEPDVVQISGGEPTLHPQFFDILAAARQRPIRHLMVNTNGIALARDPDFARRLAEFGPGLEVYLQFDSLDDAVLRQLRGADLARIHQQALEQLNAAGVSTSLVATLRKGLNDGEIGALIRHALAQPCVRGITFQPIEDAGRNEGFDAARHRLTVSEIRRAIAEQSGLFALEDVVPVPCNPDTLAMAYALKLDGQTLPLTRYLDRELLVGGAANTIAFERDPRLRDTLVQLFSTAHGPEQRARCLSELLCCLPLIEAPAALDYRNVFRVLVVQFMDAANLDLRALKKSCVHIVQPDGRMIPFEAYNLFYRNPARAPCSSSPSP from the coding sequence ATGAGCCGCAAAACCCGCCCGTATCTGTTCTACGACACCACGGCCTCGGTCTGCTCGGCCTGCCTCACGCGGGTGGAGGCGAAAATCCTCATCAAGGACGGGCGGGTGTTCATGGAAAAGTGGTGCCCGGAGCACGGCTTCGAGCGAACCTTGATGGCGGATGATGCCGACTACTACCGCCTGTGCCGCGAGCAATGGATCAAGCCGCCGGAGCTGACGCGGCGCTTCGCCACGCCGATGGCGCGCGGCTGCCCCTGGGACTGCGGGCTGTGCCCGGACCACATGCAGCATTCCTGCGTCACCGTGCTGGAGGTCACCGAGCACTGCAATCTGCGCTGCCCGGTCTGCTATGCCGGCTCGGGCCCGGACACCCCCGGCTACCGCAGCCTGGACGAAATCGGCCGCATGCTCGATACGATAGTGGAGGCCGAGGGCGAGCCGGACGTGGTGCAGATTTCCGGCGGCGAGCCGACTTTGCATCCGCAGTTCTTCGACATCCTCGCGGCGGCGCGCCAGCGCCCGATCCGCCATCTGATGGTCAACACCAACGGCATCGCCCTGGCGCGCGATCCGGATTTCGCCCGGCGGCTGGCAGAGTTCGGCCCGGGACTGGAGGTCTACCTCCAGTTCGACTCCCTGGACGACGCGGTGCTGCGCCAGTTGCGCGGCGCCGATCTGGCGCGGATTCACCAGCAGGCGCTCGAGCAGCTGAACGCCGCTGGCGTCTCCACCAGCCTGGTCGCCACCTTGCGCAAGGGCCTGAACGACGGCGAGATCGGCGCACTGATCCGCCACGCCCTGGCCCAGCCCTGCGTGCGCGGCATCACCTTCCAACCGATCGAAGACGCCGGGCGCAACGAGGGCTTCGACGCCGCCCGCCACCGCCTCACGGTGAGCGAAATCCGCCGGGCCATCGCCGAGCAATCGGGGCTGTTCGCATTGGAAGACGTGGTCCCCGTCCCCTGCAATCCGGACACTTTGGCGATGGCCTACGCCCTCAAGCTGGACGGCCAAACCCTGCCGCTCACCCGCTACCTGGACCGGGAACTCCTGGTCGGCGGCGCTGCCAACACCATCGCCTTCGAGCGCGATCCGCGGCTCAGGGACACCCTGGTGCAACTGTTCTCCACCGCCCACGGCCCGGAACAGCGGGCCCGCTGCCTGTCCGAACTGCTGTGCTGCCTGCCGCTCATCGAAGCGCCGGCGGCGCTGGACTACCGCAACGTCTTCCGCGTGCTCGTCGTCCAGTTCATGGATGCCGCCAACCTGGACCTGCGCGCCCTGAAGAAATCCTGCGTGCACATCGTCCAGCCCGACGGCCGGATGATCCCGTTCGAAGCCTACAACCTGTTCTACCGGAACCCCGCACGAGCGCCCTGCTCCTCAAGCCCATCGCCATGA
- a CDS encoding lipid-binding SYLF domain-containing protein encodes MVRFLSLAALLATSLAWADDRDKANDLLRDATITFNEFVADPNMGWFRDNVKDARALVIAPQVLKLGFIFGGSGGNAVVLVKDKQTGEWGYPAFYTAGAVTAGLQIGGELTDVIMMVMTEGGMNALLSSKFQLGADASIAAGPVGTGSQVATVDILQFSRAKGIYGGLTLEGAVITPREDLNSAFYGRIVDPVDILIRHSVTNPLADRLRAAVAKATLSRPVLH; translated from the coding sequence TTGGTTCGCTTCTTATCTCTGGCGGCGTTGCTCGCCACCTCCCTTGCCTGGGCAGACGACCGCGACAAGGCCAACGACCTCCTGCGCGACGCCACCATCACCTTCAACGAATTCGTGGCCGACCCCAACATGGGCTGGTTCCGCGACAACGTAAAGGACGCCAGGGCCCTGGTGATCGCGCCTCAGGTGCTGAAACTGGGTTTCATTTTCGGCGGCTCCGGCGGCAACGCCGTGGTGCTGGTCAAGGACAAGCAGACCGGCGAATGGGGATACCCGGCGTTCTATACGGCCGGTGCCGTGACCGCGGGTCTGCAGATCGGCGGCGAGCTGACCGACGTCATCATGATGGTGATGACGGAAGGCGGCATGAATGCGTTGCTCAGCTCCAAGTTCCAGCTCGGGGCGGACGCCAGCATCGCCGCGGGGCCGGTGGGCACGGGCAGCCAGGTCGCGACCGTGGACATCCTCCAGTTCAGCCGGGCCAAGGGGATTTACGGCGGGCTGACGCTGGAAGGGGCGGTGATCACCCCACGGGAGGACCTCAATTCCGCCTTTTACGGCCGGATCGTGGACCCGGTGGACATACTCATCCGCCACAGCGTGACCAATCCCCTGGCGGACCGCCTGAGAGCGGCGGTCGCCAAGGCGACGCTTTCCAGACCCGTCCTCCATTGA
- a CDS encoding carbohydrate porin, producing MTSIMGGQNNNKQQHSWSAIAVLLAFGLSDMQANAEQQAPAPAPPAPHLQSGDKPATNPASEEKSKYPEKAAAASNKPATPLNESGYSSKQAGIAGNPGAVNVLTGTGWLGRTLGLTEDTGVRLGGLWIGNADIQMSGRLAGSASFNSMGIVDLQLDLTRLGGIPGASFAATFLQFNGQDSNGRAGVLTGYNGLTETEPLNRSELYQFWWRQSLLDDKLIVRVGKSIPTFDFNNVSRRLPVPDEKPYVAAVTGLLFTPIYVNPSILGVMPGYYNSAWGLTVTAAPTQSVYASYGVYDGSLARGRQTGTHAWPTFNSYYLNIGEAGFSWVGDYPGKVAVGGWGQSGTLGTGDDLESGAQGIYTTASSRLWNLETTHGKGVLVGYLQYGINNSHTMIVNEFVGGGVSGFGLIPGRNKDSLGLGIGVSWLNNPPRSHSTEILTQFYYQAHVIGDVFFQPTFSYVPNPGIPNGAYGSYPSATSMIFQLVTLF from the coding sequence ATGACATCGATTATGGGCGGTCAAAACAACAATAAACAACAGCATTCGTGGTCTGCAATTGCTGTTTTACTCGCCTTCGGTCTGTCCGACATGCAGGCGAATGCCGAGCAGCAAGCTCCAGCTCCAGCACCACCGGCACCCCATTTGCAGTCGGGTGACAAACCCGCCACTAATCCTGCTTCCGAGGAAAAATCAAAATATCCGGAAAAGGCAGCGGCCGCATCAAATAAACCGGCAACGCCTCTCAACGAAAGCGGCTATAGCAGCAAGCAGGCTGGTATCGCGGGCAACCCCGGCGCCGTCAACGTATTGACCGGCACCGGCTGGCTGGGCCGGACGCTGGGCCTGACGGAAGATACGGGTGTGCGTCTGGGGGGGCTGTGGATAGGCAACGCCGACATTCAGATGTCGGGCCGGCTGGCGGGCAGCGCATCGTTCAACAGCATGGGCATCGTCGATCTGCAGCTCGACCTGACCCGCCTGGGCGGCATTCCCGGCGCCTCATTCGCCGCGACCTTCCTGCAATTCAATGGTCAGGACAGCAACGGACGGGCCGGGGTTCTGACCGGCTACAACGGTTTGACCGAAACGGAACCGCTGAATCGAAGCGAGCTTTATCAGTTTTGGTGGCGTCAGTCTTTGCTGGATGACAAGCTGATCGTGCGTGTGGGCAAGAGCATTCCGACTTTCGATTTCAATAATGTCAGCCGCCGCTTGCCGGTACCCGACGAAAAGCCCTATGTCGCCGCCGTGACCGGCCTTTTATTTACCCCCATTTATGTGAATCCGTCCATCCTCGGCGTCATGCCGGGGTACTACAACTCGGCCTGGGGCCTGACCGTTACGGCCGCGCCAACCCAGTCCGTCTATGCCTCCTATGGCGTCTACGATGGATCCTTGGCCAGGGGCCGGCAGACGGGGACTCACGCCTGGCCCACCTTTAACAGTTATTATTTAAATATCGGCGAAGCCGGGTTTTCGTGGGTTGGAGACTACCCTGGCAAGGTAGCGGTCGGCGGCTGGGGGCAGAGCGGAACCTTGGGTACGGGCGACGACCTGGAAAGTGGCGCGCAAGGCATTTACACAACGGCATCCAGCCGCCTGTGGAACCTTGAGACCACCCACGGCAAGGGCGTGCTTGTAGGGTATCTTCAATACGGCATCAACAATTCACATACCATGATTGTCAACGAATTCGTGGGTGGCGGGGTATCCGGTTTCGGCCTGATTCCTGGCCGTAATAAAGACTCTCTAGGCCTGGGCATCGGCGTTTCCTGGCTGAATAACCCGCCTCGGTCGCATTCAACGGAAATCCTGACCCAGTTCTATTACCAAGCCCACGTCATAGGCGACGTTTTTTTCCAGCCCACGTTTTCCTATGTACCCAACCCGGGGATCCCCAATGGTGCATACGGAAGCTACCCATCCGCCACCTCAATGATATTCCAGCTGGTGACCCTTTTTTAA
- a CDS encoding prolipoprotein diacylglyceryl transferase family protein produces MIRDAALAHGIHATLEALGMALGARYYFFLRSKSGLASALSNPGYAVLVGCLLGAAIGNKAVFWLDMPQLWAAHGGIAGFFYGGQSIVGGLLGGLVGVETAKTLAGMRQSTGDFFVFPILLGLMIGRVGCFLAGLYDDTYGLPTQLPWGIDFGDGIARHPTQLYEILFAALLWAALRGQQGRCAAEPGLLFKLMLSAYLLWRLGVDRLKPVPYPYPLGLSGIQWVCLLALAVYAPLALRQWRRLA; encoded by the coding sequence ATGATCCGGGACGCCGCCCTGGCGCACGGCATCCACGCCACTCTGGAGGCGCTGGGCATGGCGCTCGGCGCACGCTATTACTTTTTCCTCCGCAGCAAATCCGGCCTGGCCTCCGCCCTGTCCAACCCCGGTTACGCAGTCCTCGTGGGCTGCCTGCTGGGTGCGGCGATCGGCAACAAGGCGGTGTTCTGGCTGGACATGCCCCAGCTTTGGGCGGCGCACGGCGGCATTGCCGGCTTTTTTTACGGCGGCCAGTCCATAGTCGGCGGCCTCCTGGGCGGGCTGGTCGGAGTGGAAACCGCCAAGACGCTGGCCGGCATGCGGCAGTCCACCGGCGATTTCTTCGTGTTTCCGATCCTGCTGGGGCTCATGATCGGCCGGGTCGGCTGTTTTCTGGCGGGCCTTTACGATGACACCTACGGCCTCCCTACCCAGCTCCCCTGGGGCATCGACTTCGGCGACGGCATCGCCCGCCATCCGACCCAGCTCTACGAAATCCTGTTCGCCGCCCTGCTCTGGGCCGCATTACGCGGGCAGCAAGGCCGCTGCGCCGCCGAGCCGGGCCTGCTGTTCAAGCTGATGCTGAGCGCCTACCTGCTGTGGCGGCTGGGTGTCGACCGTTTGAAGCCCGTGCCCTACCCCTATCCGCTGGGGCTCTCGGGCATCCAGTGGGTCTGCCTGCTGGCGCTCGCGGTCTACGCGCCCCTGGCGCTGCGCCAATGGAGGCGCCTGGCATGA